The following are encoded together in the Salvelinus alpinus chromosome 37, SLU_Salpinus.1, whole genome shotgun sequence genome:
- the LOC139565744 gene encoding protein SPMIP1-like produces the protein MDSQKQEFWKEAILKEKIVRLNWFRDNWIKPKLVKKVGEKRGMKLPQINEPQREAKPVKTLTREGAQVKSRDEKVIIDVMRPVSGETRDVLYDGFSEEETGRYKYLLLRKRKDPEVKYLYPITSNWQYGWGLGDMNKAYVPMYALNAIVKESFFRKNGVFPRTATSDTVA, from the exons ATGGATTCTCAAAAACAGGAGTTTTGGAAGGAGGCTATTTTGAAAGAAAAAATTGTCAGACTAAATTGGTTTCGAGATAACTGGATCAAACCTAAACTCGTCAAAAAGGTGGGTGAAAAACGAGGGATGAAACTGCCACAAATCAACGAACCTCAACGTGAAGCTAAACCGGTGAAAACGCTCACCAGAGAAGGGGCGCAGGTCAAAAGTAGAGATGAGAAGGTCATTATCGATGTGATGCGGCCGGTTTCGGGAGAGACTCGGGATGTGCTGTATGATGGTTTTTCTGAAGAGGAGACTGGACGCTACAAATACCTCCTCCTCAGGAAGCGAAAGGATCCTGAGGTCAAGTACCTCTACCCTATAACCAGCAACTGGCAGTATGGATGGGGTCTGG GTGACATGAACAAGGCCTACGTCCCGATGTACGCACTCAACGCCATTGTGAAAGAGAGCTTTTTCCGCAAGAACGGCGTCTTCCCTCGCACCGCCACCTCAGACACCGTGGCGTGA
- the LOC139565742 gene encoding uncharacterized protein isoform X5 gives MNLYLNTGFFHGPDGPSGEQMIPAWSLGVLLLGYVFGFPVPFNSTQRQYEYETLPQLNDTVRNTTQPFMSNDTESNETEIPFPFQIILPMENMSPLLDYDHAIPPEELMQSQNETDSNSTLTTYNAPPSLVNKRERQPSVAGTRVQAGQPETHMATARDERKSSGGR, from the exons ATGAACCTGTACCTGAACACGGGATTTTTTCACGGACCTGACGGCCCTTCCGGAGAACAGATGATCCCTGCCTGGTCTCTCGGTGTCCTCCTCCTGGGCTACGTCTTTGGATTCCCAGTCCCCTTCAACAGCACTCAGAG ACAATATGAATATGAGACTCTTCCTCAACTCAACGACACAGTGAGAAACACTACACA ACCCTTCATGTCGAATGACACAGAGTCCAATGAAACAGAGATTCCCTTCCCCTTTCA AATTATACTTCCTATGGAGAATATGAGTCCATTATT GGATTACGACCATGCAATACC GCCTGAGGAGTTGATGCAGAGTCAGAACGAGACAGATAGCAACTCAACATTAACTAC gtaCAACGCTCCTCCTTCCCTTGTGAATAAAAGGGAAAGACAACCTTCGGT GGCGGGGACGAGAGTGCAGGCGGGGCAACCAGAGACCCACATGGCAACGGCAAGAGATGAGCGGAAGAGCAGTGGAGGAAGATGA
- the LOC139565742 gene encoding uncharacterized protein isoform X10, whose product MNLYLNTGFFHGPDGPSGEQMIPAWSLGVLLLGYVFGFPVPFNSTQRQYEYETLPQLNDTVRNTTQPFMSNDTESNETEIPFPFQPEELMQSQNETDSNSTLTTYNAPPSLVNKRERQPSVAGTRVQAGQPETHMATARDERKSSGGR is encoded by the exons ATGAACCTGTACCTGAACACGGGATTTTTTCACGGACCTGACGGCCCTTCCGGAGAACAGATGATCCCTGCCTGGTCTCTCGGTGTCCTCCTCCTGGGCTACGTCTTTGGATTCCCAGTCCCCTTCAACAGCACTCAGAG ACAATATGAATATGAGACTCTTCCTCAACTCAACGACACAGTGAGAAACACTACACA ACCCTTCATGTCGAATGACACAGAGTCCAATGAAACAGAGATTCCCTTCCCCTTTCA GCCTGAGGAGTTGATGCAGAGTCAGAACGAGACAGATAGCAACTCAACATTAACTAC gtaCAACGCTCCTCCTTCCCTTGTGAATAAAAGGGAAAGACAACCTTCGGT GGCGGGGACGAGAGTGCAGGCGGGGCAACCAGAGACCCACATGGCAACGGCAAGAGATGAGCGGAAGAGCAGTGGAGGAAGATGA
- the LOC139565742 gene encoding uncharacterized protein isoform X9: MNLYLNTGFFHGPDGPSGEQMIPAWSLGVLLLGYVFGFPVPFNSTQRQYEYETLPQLNDTVRNTTQPFMSNDTESNETEIPFPFQDYDHAIPPEELMQSQNETDSNSTLTTYNAPPSLVNKRERQPSVAGTRVQAGQPETHMATARDERKSSGGR; the protein is encoded by the exons ATGAACCTGTACCTGAACACGGGATTTTTTCACGGACCTGACGGCCCTTCCGGAGAACAGATGATCCCTGCCTGGTCTCTCGGTGTCCTCCTCCTGGGCTACGTCTTTGGATTCCCAGTCCCCTTCAACAGCACTCAGAG ACAATATGAATATGAGACTCTTCCTCAACTCAACGACACAGTGAGAAACACTACACA ACCCTTCATGTCGAATGACACAGAGTCCAATGAAACAGAGATTCCCTTCCCCTTTCA GGATTACGACCATGCAATACC GCCTGAGGAGTTGATGCAGAGTCAGAACGAGACAGATAGCAACTCAACATTAACTAC gtaCAACGCTCCTCCTTCCCTTGTGAATAAAAGGGAAAGACAACCTTCGGT GGCGGGGACGAGAGTGCAGGCGGGGCAACCAGAGACCCACATGGCAACGGCAAGAGATGAGCGGAAGAGCAGTGGAGGAAGATGA
- the LOC139565742 gene encoding uncharacterized protein isoform X1 — protein sequence MNLYLNTGFFHGPDGPSGEQMIPAWSLGVLLLGYVFGFPVPFNSTQRQYEYETLPQLNDTVRNTTQPFMSNDTESNETEIPFPFQIILPMENMSPLLDYDHAIPPEELMQSQNETDSNSTLTTYNAPPSLVNKRERQPSVLEYVVASPGCVVSLCALINLGHTLNQGGDESAGGATRDPHGNGKR from the exons ATGAACCTGTACCTGAACACGGGATTTTTTCACGGACCTGACGGCCCTTCCGGAGAACAGATGATCCCTGCCTGGTCTCTCGGTGTCCTCCTCCTGGGCTACGTCTTTGGATTCCCAGTCCCCTTCAACAGCACTCAGAG ACAATATGAATATGAGACTCTTCCTCAACTCAACGACACAGTGAGAAACACTACACA ACCCTTCATGTCGAATGACACAGAGTCCAATGAAACAGAGATTCCCTTCCCCTTTCA AATTATACTTCCTATGGAGAATATGAGTCCATTATT GGATTACGACCATGCAATACC GCCTGAGGAGTTGATGCAGAGTCAGAACGAGACAGATAGCAACTCAACATTAACTAC gtaCAACGCTCCTCCTTCCCTTGTGAATAAAAGGGAAAGACAACCTTCGGT ACTAGAATATGTAGTAGCTTCTCCAGGCTGCGTGGTGAGTCTCTGTGCCCTGATTAACCTGGGCCATACACTGAACCAGGGCGGGGACGAGAGTGCAGGCGGGGCAACCAGAGACCCACATGGCAACGGCAAGAGATGA
- the LOC139565742 gene encoding uncharacterized protein isoform X3, with amino-acid sequence MNLYLNTGFFHGPDGPSGEQMIPAWSLGVLLLGYVFGFPVPFNSTQRQYEYETLPQLNDTVRNTTQPFMSNDTESNETEIPFPFQDYDHAIPPEELMQSQNETDSNSTLTTYNAPPSLVNKRERQPSVLEYVVASPGCVVSLCALINLGHTLNQGGDESAGGATRDPHGNGKR; translated from the exons ATGAACCTGTACCTGAACACGGGATTTTTTCACGGACCTGACGGCCCTTCCGGAGAACAGATGATCCCTGCCTGGTCTCTCGGTGTCCTCCTCCTGGGCTACGTCTTTGGATTCCCAGTCCCCTTCAACAGCACTCAGAG ACAATATGAATATGAGACTCTTCCTCAACTCAACGACACAGTGAGAAACACTACACA ACCCTTCATGTCGAATGACACAGAGTCCAATGAAACAGAGATTCCCTTCCCCTTTCA GGATTACGACCATGCAATACC GCCTGAGGAGTTGATGCAGAGTCAGAACGAGACAGATAGCAACTCAACATTAACTAC gtaCAACGCTCCTCCTTCCCTTGTGAATAAAAGGGAAAGACAACCTTCGGT ACTAGAATATGTAGTAGCTTCTCCAGGCTGCGTGGTGAGTCTCTGTGCCCTGATTAACCTGGGCCATACACTGAACCAGGGCGGGGACGAGAGTGCAGGCGGGGCAACCAGAGACCCACATGGCAACGGCAAGAGATGA
- the LOC139565742 gene encoding uncharacterized protein isoform X6, which yields MNLYLNTGFFHGPDGPSGEQMIPAWSLGVLLLGYVFGFPVPFNSTQRQYEYETLPQLNDTVRNTTQPFMSNDTESNETEIPFPFQPEELMQSQNETDSNSTLTTYNAPPSLVNKRERQPSVLEYVVASPGCVVSLCALINLGHTLNQGGDESAGGATRDPHGNGKR from the exons ATGAACCTGTACCTGAACACGGGATTTTTTCACGGACCTGACGGCCCTTCCGGAGAACAGATGATCCCTGCCTGGTCTCTCGGTGTCCTCCTCCTGGGCTACGTCTTTGGATTCCCAGTCCCCTTCAACAGCACTCAGAG ACAATATGAATATGAGACTCTTCCTCAACTCAACGACACAGTGAGAAACACTACACA ACCCTTCATGTCGAATGACACAGAGTCCAATGAAACAGAGATTCCCTTCCCCTTTCA GCCTGAGGAGTTGATGCAGAGTCAGAACGAGACAGATAGCAACTCAACATTAACTAC gtaCAACGCTCCTCCTTCCCTTGTGAATAAAAGGGAAAGACAACCTTCGGT ACTAGAATATGTAGTAGCTTCTCCAGGCTGCGTGGTGAGTCTCTGTGCCCTGATTAACCTGGGCCATACACTGAACCAGGGCGGGGACGAGAGTGCAGGCGGGGCAACCAGAGACCCACATGGCAACGGCAAGAGATGA
- the LOC139565742 gene encoding uncharacterized protein isoform X12: MNLYLNTGFFHGPDGPSGEQMIPAWSLGVLLLGYVFGFPVPFNSTQRQYEYETLPQLNDTVRNTTQPFMSNDTESNETEIPFPFQIILPMENMSPLLDYDHAIPPEELMQSQNETDSNSTLTTYNAPPSLVNKRERQPSV; this comes from the exons ATGAACCTGTACCTGAACACGGGATTTTTTCACGGACCTGACGGCCCTTCCGGAGAACAGATGATCCCTGCCTGGTCTCTCGGTGTCCTCCTCCTGGGCTACGTCTTTGGATTCCCAGTCCCCTTCAACAGCACTCAGAG ACAATATGAATATGAGACTCTTCCTCAACTCAACGACACAGTGAGAAACACTACACA ACCCTTCATGTCGAATGACACAGAGTCCAATGAAACAGAGATTCCCTTCCCCTTTCA AATTATACTTCCTATGGAGAATATGAGTCCATTATT GGATTACGACCATGCAATACC GCCTGAGGAGTTGATGCAGAGTCAGAACGAGACAGATAGCAACTCAACATTAACTAC gtaCAACGCTCCTCCTTCCCTTGTGAATAAAAGGGAAAGACAACCTTCGGTGTAA
- the LOC139565742 gene encoding uncharacterized protein isoform X4 — MNLYLNTGFFHGPDGPSGEQMIPAWSLGVLLLGYVFGFPVPFNSTQRQYEYETLPQLNDTVRNTTQPFMSNDTESNETEIPFPFQIILPMENMSPLLDYDHAIPSDMVIAACLTTQQDTLQTSNLILPSFQSRGSVSLCYLPTCMNANLGSALQKGDEIAGASTNDPHGIGRK, encoded by the exons ATGAACCTGTACCTGAACACGGGATTTTTTCACGGACCTGACGGCCCTTCCGGAGAACAGATGATCCCTGCCTGGTCTCTCGGTGTCCTCCTCCTGGGCTACGTCTTTGGATTCCCAGTCCCCTTCAACAGCACTCAGAG ACAATATGAATATGAGACTCTTCCTCAACTCAACGACACAGTGAGAAACACTACACA ACCCTTCATGTCGAATGACACAGAGTCCAATGAAACAGAGATTCCCTTCCCCTTTCA AATTATACTTCCTATGGAGAATATGAGTCCATTATT GGATTACGACCATGCAATACC CAGTGACATGGTCATTGCTGCATGTCTCACCACCCAGCAGGACACACTCCAGACCTCTAACCTGATACTCCCCTCCTTTCAATCCAGAGGCAGCGTGTCTCTCTGCTACCTTCCCACCTGTATGAACGCTAATCTGGGGTCAGCCCTGCAGAAAGGGGACGAGATAGCGGGCGCCTCCACCAATGACCCCCATGGGATAGGCAGAAAATGA
- the LOC139565742 gene encoding uncharacterized protein isoform X2, with the protein MNLYLNTGFFHGPDGPSGEQMIPAWSLGVLLLGYVFGFPVPFNSTQRQYEYETLPQLNDTVRNTTQPFMSNDTESNETEIPFPFQIILPMENMSPLLDYDHAIPSSDMVIAACLTTQQDTLQTSNLILPSFQSRGSVSLCYLPTCMNANLGSALQKGDEIAGASTNDPHGIGRK; encoded by the exons ATGAACCTGTACCTGAACACGGGATTTTTTCACGGACCTGACGGCCCTTCCGGAGAACAGATGATCCCTGCCTGGTCTCTCGGTGTCCTCCTCCTGGGCTACGTCTTTGGATTCCCAGTCCCCTTCAACAGCACTCAGAG ACAATATGAATATGAGACTCTTCCTCAACTCAACGACACAGTGAGAAACACTACACA ACCCTTCATGTCGAATGACACAGAGTCCAATGAAACAGAGATTCCCTTCCCCTTTCA AATTATACTTCCTATGGAGAATATGAGTCCATTATT GGATTACGACCATGCAATACC CAGCAGTGACATGGTCATTGCTGCATGTCTCACCACCCAGCAGGACACACTCCAGACCTCTAACCTGATACTCCCCTCCTTTCAATCCAGAGGCAGCGTGTCTCTCTGCTACCTTCCCACCTGTATGAACGCTAATCTGGGGTCAGCCCTGCAGAAAGGGGACGAGATAGCGGGCGCCTCCACCAATGACCCCCATGGGATAGGCAGAAAATGA
- the LOC139565742 gene encoding uncharacterized protein isoform X7 encodes MNLYLNTGFFHGPDGPSGEQMIPAWSLGVLLLGYVFGFPVPFNSTQRQYEYETLPQLNDTVRNTTQPFMSNDTESNETEIPFPFQDYDHAIPSSDMVIAACLTTQQDTLQTSNLILPSFQSRGSVSLCYLPTCMNANLGSALQKGDEIAGASTNDPHGIGRK; translated from the exons ATGAACCTGTACCTGAACACGGGATTTTTTCACGGACCTGACGGCCCTTCCGGAGAACAGATGATCCCTGCCTGGTCTCTCGGTGTCCTCCTCCTGGGCTACGTCTTTGGATTCCCAGTCCCCTTCAACAGCACTCAGAG ACAATATGAATATGAGACTCTTCCTCAACTCAACGACACAGTGAGAAACACTACACA ACCCTTCATGTCGAATGACACAGAGTCCAATGAAACAGAGATTCCCTTCCCCTTTCA GGATTACGACCATGCAATACC CAGCAGTGACATGGTCATTGCTGCATGTCTCACCACCCAGCAGGACACACTCCAGACCTCTAACCTGATACTCCCCTCCTTTCAATCCAGAGGCAGCGTGTCTCTCTGCTACCTTCCCACCTGTATGAACGCTAATCTGGGGTCAGCCCTGCAGAAAGGGGACGAGATAGCGGGCGCCTCCACCAATGACCCCCATGGGATAGGCAGAAAATGA
- the LOC139565742 gene encoding uncharacterized protein isoform X13 yields the protein MNLYLNTGFFHGPDGPSGEQMIPAWSLGVLLLGYVFGFPVPFNSTQRQYEYETLPQLNDTVRNTTQPFMSNDTESNETEIPFPFQDYDHAIPGSVSLCYLPTCMNANLGSALQKGDEIAGASTNDPHGIGRK from the exons ATGAACCTGTACCTGAACACGGGATTTTTTCACGGACCTGACGGCCCTTCCGGAGAACAGATGATCCCTGCCTGGTCTCTCGGTGTCCTCCTCCTGGGCTACGTCTTTGGATTCCCAGTCCCCTTCAACAGCACTCAGAG ACAATATGAATATGAGACTCTTCCTCAACTCAACGACACAGTGAGAAACACTACACA ACCCTTCATGTCGAATGACACAGAGTCCAATGAAACAGAGATTCCCTTCCCCTTTCA GGATTACGACCATGCAATACC AGGCAGCGTGTCTCTCTGCTACCTTCCCACCTGTATGAACGCTAATCTGGGGTCAGCCCTGCAGAAAGGGGACGAGATAGCGGGCGCCTCCACCAATGACCCCCATGGGATAGGCAGAAAATGA
- the LOC139565742 gene encoding uncharacterized protein isoform X11 — translation MNLYLNTGFFHGPDGPSGEQMIPAWSLGVLLLGYVFGFPVPFNSTQRQYEYETLPQLNDTVRNTTQPFMSNDTESNETEIPFPFQIILPMENMSPLLDYDHAIPGSVSLCYLPTCMNANLGSALQKGDEIAGASTNDPHGIGRK, via the exons ATGAACCTGTACCTGAACACGGGATTTTTTCACGGACCTGACGGCCCTTCCGGAGAACAGATGATCCCTGCCTGGTCTCTCGGTGTCCTCCTCCTGGGCTACGTCTTTGGATTCCCAGTCCCCTTCAACAGCACTCAGAG ACAATATGAATATGAGACTCTTCCTCAACTCAACGACACAGTGAGAAACACTACACA ACCCTTCATGTCGAATGACACAGAGTCCAATGAAACAGAGATTCCCTTCCCCTTTCA AATTATACTTCCTATGGAGAATATGAGTCCATTATT GGATTACGACCATGCAATACC AGGCAGCGTGTCTCTCTGCTACCTTCCCACCTGTATGAACGCTAATCTGGGGTCAGCCCTGCAGAAAGGGGACGAGATAGCGGGCGCCTCCACCAATGACCCCCATGGGATAGGCAGAAAATGA
- the LOC139565742 gene encoding uncharacterized protein isoform X8 — protein sequence MNLYLNTGFFHGPDGPSGEQMIPAWSLGVLLLGYVFGFPVPFNSTQRQYEYETLPQLNDTVRNTTQPFMSNDTESNETEIPFPFQDYDHAIPSDMVIAACLTTQQDTLQTSNLILPSFQSRGSVSLCYLPTCMNANLGSALQKGDEIAGASTNDPHGIGRK from the exons ATGAACCTGTACCTGAACACGGGATTTTTTCACGGACCTGACGGCCCTTCCGGAGAACAGATGATCCCTGCCTGGTCTCTCGGTGTCCTCCTCCTGGGCTACGTCTTTGGATTCCCAGTCCCCTTCAACAGCACTCAGAG ACAATATGAATATGAGACTCTTCCTCAACTCAACGACACAGTGAGAAACACTACACA ACCCTTCATGTCGAATGACACAGAGTCCAATGAAACAGAGATTCCCTTCCCCTTTCA GGATTACGACCATGCAATACC CAGTGACATGGTCATTGCTGCATGTCTCACCACCCAGCAGGACACACTCCAGACCTCTAACCTGATACTCCCCTCCTTTCAATCCAGAGGCAGCGTGTCTCTCTGCTACCTTCCCACCTGTATGAACGCTAATCTGGGGTCAGCCCTGCAGAAAGGGGACGAGATAGCGGGCGCCTCCACCAATGACCCCCATGGGATAGGCAGAAAATGA
- the LOC139565612 gene encoding V-type proton ATPase subunit F-like has product MAGRGKLIAVIGDEDTCTGFLLGGIGELNKNRSPNFLVVEKETSIAEIEETFKSFLTRNDIGIILINQFIAEMIRHAIDQHMESIPAVLEIPSKEHPYDASKDSILRRAKGMFSAEDFR; this is encoded by the exons ATGGCTGGGCGAGGTAAATTAATTGCCGTTATTGGTGATGAAGACACGTGTACCGGGTTCCTACTCGGTGGCATTGGCGAGCTGAATAAAAATCGTAGCCCGAATTTCTTGGTGGTCGAGAAGGAGACAAGCATCGCAGAGATAGAGGAGACCTTCAA GAGTTTCCTGACCCGCAATGACATCGGCATCATCCTGATCAACCAGTTCATAGCAGAGATGATCCGTCACGCCATCGACCAGCACATGGAGTCCATCCCTGCCGTGCTGGAGATACCCTCCAAGGAGCACCCATATGACGCCTCCAAGGACTCCATCCTACGCAGGGCCAAGGGCATGTTCTCTGCTGAGGACTTCCGATAA
- the LOC139565611 gene encoding ragulator complex protein LAMTOR4, whose product MKSREKKRGNASDGLPHRAKQVKMTTSALTQGLERIPDQLGYLVISEDGVLASAGELENDEHTAGVIMQMVRTACRFRLQGAAEPPFKRMSVMLEDYVYTVTVSGQKVFVVKRQNNKREPVVV is encoded by the exons ATGAAGTCACGTGAAAAAAAGAGAGGAAACGCATCAGATGGGCTTCCTCATCGGGCAAAACAAGTGAAAATG ACTACTAGCGCTCTGACACAGGGTCTGGAGAGGATCCCTGATCAACTGGGGTATTTGGTGATCAGTGAGGATGGCGTATTGGCA tcTGCGGGGGAGCTGGAGAATGATGAGCACACAGCTGGGGTCATAATGCAGATGGTGCGGACAGCATGTCGCTTCAGACTGCAGGGTGCTGCTGAGCCACCATTCAAACGCATGTCAG TCATGCTAGAGGACTATGTGTACACAGTGACCGTGTCTGGTCAGAAGGTGTTTGTGGTGAAACGTCAGAACAACAAGAGGGAACCTGTAGTGGTGTAG